Genomic window (Mesorhizobium sp. M4B.F.Ca.ET.058.02.1.1):
TTCGACCACGACAAGATCATAGGCGGTGGTCAGCGACTGCATGATGATCGGCAGCCGATCGGCGGCGCGCATGGCGCGGGCCGGATCGGCGGTGCCGACCGGGATGACGTGGCAGTCCGAGTAGAGGTCGGCGTGGATGACGTCGCTGAACTGCGCCTCCGAGGCGAGCAGGTCGGTGATCCCCGGGAAAAGCCCGCTGTCCAGCATCGGCCGCGAGGCGGCACCCGATGCGGTGAGGTCGAGCAGCAGCACGCGCAGGCCGGCGTCCGAGACCTCGCGCGCTACCAGCACGGCGGAAGCGGCTGCCTCGTCGCCTTCCGGCGACACGAATATGGCGCGCGCCGTGCCAGAAGCGATCAGTTTCTCCGCCGCCTTCTCGATATCAATCTCGCCCAGCGTCGAGGCCTGCTGCCCGGTGTCTCCATCCGTCGCGTCTGCTGCGGCGACTGCTTCCGGCCCTGCCTCCGGTTCGGTCGAGCGATGCCTGGTCAGCCCGGCATCGACAAGCGCGGGCTCGGCGCGGGCAACCGGCATCTCCACCTGCTCGATTCGTCCAAATCGCGCACCGGTGGCCGGGCGCATGGCGCGGCCCGAAAACAACTCCCGAAGCAGCGTCGCGACCGCCATCAGCAGCAGCGAGGCGACAAACGCGGCGCCGACAATCGGCACGATCTTCGGGAAATAGGGCTCCGACGGCACCACGGCGCGCGAGAAGATACGCGCATCGACCGGCAGGTAGTTGCGATCGCTGCGCGAGGAGGCCTCGCGGTAGCGCGTCATATAGGATTCAAGCAGTTGGCGCTGGGCGTTGGCGTCGCGCTGCAGCGCGTCGAGCTCGACCTGTTGCTCGCCGGCACGGGCCGATGCGGCCTTCAGCGTGTTGACGTCGCCGAGGAGCTGGTTCTCGCGCGCCTGCGCCGTCTGCGCCTGCGTCGCCAGACCCTTCATGATCTTTTGCGCCTCGTTACGGATCTGGCCGTCGAGATCGGCAAGCTGTGATTTCAGGGCGCGGATGCGGGGATGATTGTCGAGCAAGGTGGTGGAGAGGTCGGCGATGTTGGCCCTGAGCTCGACCTGCCGCTCGCGCAGGCGTTGGATCAGGTCGGAATTCAGAACTTCCGGAACCGCATCCAGCGAGCCGCCTGACTGCAGCGCCTTGCGCACGCTGTCGGCGGTCGCCTCGGCGGCGGCGCGATTGGCGCGCACCCGCGACAGTTCGGTGGACAGTTCGGAAAGCTGCTGGGTAGCCAGCACCGCATTGTTGCCGCCCATCAGGAGATCCGACTGCGCGCGGAAGTCGGCGACCTTGGCCTCGGCATCCTTGACCCGCTTCGACAGGTCGGCGATCTCGGGCGCAAGCCAGTCGGTGGCTGCGGCGTTCGATTCCAGCTTGGCGTTGCCCTGGACGGAAATGTAGGTGTTGGCGATGGCGTTCGGGATGTCGGCGGCGAGCCTGGGATCCTCCGAGGAGAACTCGATGACGATAACGCGAGATTTTTCAACGCTGTAAACGTTGAGCTTCTCGCGCATCTTCTTCAGCACGCGCTCTTCCGGCGCGATTTCGTTGGGGTCGCTTTTCAACCCGACGATGACAAGCAGGCGGCTGAGCGCCGACATCTTGGCCGCCTCGT
Coding sequences:
- a CDS encoding exopolysaccharide transport family protein, whose protein sequence is MSVQSAAADVDVDLRQLFASLARNWLRILIVALAVTGLAFALAWLATPQYKAETKLLIETRESVFTRPDGTSNDSEKPILDEQGVASQVEVISSTDILKQVAAKLNLSKLPEFDEAAKMSALSRLLVIVGLKSDPNEIAPEERVLKKMREKLNVYSVEKSRVIVIEFSSEDPRLAADIPNAIANTYISVQGNAKLESNAAATDWLAPEIADLSKRVKDAEAKVADFRAQSDLLMGGNNAVLATQQLSELSTELSRVRANRAAAEATADSVRKALQSGGSLDAVPEVLNSDLIQRLRERQVELRANIADLSTTLLDNHPRIRALKSQLADLDGQIRNEAQKIMKGLATQAQTAQARENQLLGDVNTLKAASARAGEQQVELDALQRDANAQRQLLESYMTRYREASSRSDRNYLPVDARIFSRAVVPSEPYFPKIVPIVGAAFVASLLLMAVATLLRELFSGRAMRPATGARFGRIEQVEMPVARAEPALVDAGLTRHRSTEPEAGPEAVAAADATDGDTGQQASTLGEIDIEKAAEKLIASGTARAIFVSPEGDEAAASAVLVAREVSDAGLRVLLLDLTASGAASRPMLDSGLFPGITDLLASEAQFSDVIHADLYSDCHVIPVGTADPARAMRAADRLPIIMQSLTTAYDLVVVECGPADAQGIGRLVGEGTEVFLSMLEADDEVTQAAVKLIENGYPELTLVTPLGHEAPGTPVPGRRTAA